A stretch of DNA from Cyanobacterium stanieri LEGE 03274:
ATTTTATGAGTAATAAAAAAATTAGAGTAGGTTTATTAGGTTTTGGCGGATTAGGACAAGCCGCAGGAAGAATTTTACAACCTAAATCAGAAATGGAATTAGTAGCGGTTGCCGATCGCCACGGATACGCTTACAATAACTCAGGGTTAGATATTGATCAATTAATTCACACCTACCACGAAAAAGGCTCTACAGGATATGCTCAAGGTGGTGTAATCAGTGATAACAGTATCGCCGAATTAATTAACCAAGCAGATGTGGACGGTTATTTTCTCGCCCTGCCCAACTTACCCAATACCTTCATGGCAGACGTTACCCGTGAATTTATTAAATCTGGTTGGCAAGGAGTATTAGTAGATGCCCTCAAACGTACTAGCGCCGTTGAACAATTATTAACCCTCCACGAAGACTTACAAAAAGCAGGAATTACCTATTTAACAGGTTGTGGCGCTACCCCTGGATTACTCACCGCCGCCGCCGCCGTTGCCGCCCAAAGTTTTGCCGAAATTCATAACGTTAAAATTACCTTTGGGGTAGGTATAGCTAATTGGGAAGCCTACCGCGCCACCATTCGAGAAGACATTGCCCATATGCCAGGGTTTGATGTAGATAAGGCTAACGCCATGAGTGATGGGGAAGTAGAAGCATTTTTGGATAAAACCAACGGTATTCTAACCCTTGAAAACATGGAACATGCCGATGATATTATGTTAGAACTAGCGGGTATATGCGATCGCACTCAGGTATCTGTTGGAGGTGTTGTCGATACCCGTAACCCCAAAAAACCCCTTAGCACCAATGTAAAAATCACAGGACGCACCTTCGAGGGCAAAATCTCCGCCCATACCTTTACCCTAGGGGATGAAACCAGCATGGCAGCCAACGTATGTGGCCCAGCCTTCGGTTATCTCAAGGCAGGTGTACAATTAAGACAGAAAGGTATCAATGGTTTATTAACCGCTGCCGAGGTAATGCCTTTGTTTGTAAGATAAATGTACGGTGGGCATTGCCCACCTAAATCTAAGAATCTTGATTAAGATTGCTCATCTTGATTTTTGCGCTTTTTCTTTCTTCTCCGATCAATCCGATCTTTTATCTCCGTTCCACGTTTAAAATGTTGTTCACTTTTAATAAAATTTTCCTCACTTTTATCCTGTTCACTTTTTTTTTTGGCATATACATTGCTTAAGAAAAAATGCGCTTGATAACTTTCATATAGCTTCATAGCCTCTAATCCACACTGTTCAGCCATTGATAAATTGCCTAAATCAAGAAATGCTCCCCCTCTTGTCGTTAAAATAGCACTTTTTACCCGTGCATCAGCATAGACTTTTTTCTTTAAGAAATCATCAGTTAATTTAAGAACTTCTTCAGGATTTCCGAGCTTTCGCAAACATCCACATATTTGTGTGATAATCCAAGTCTTTTTGGTCTTTTCATATAGCTTTTCGTAATAAATTACTAAAGTTTCATATAACCTATGATCCTCTAGCCATTGAATCTCATCAATTGCGTCAACATCGGTAGTATTTTGATGATGATTTTTTCTCATAAGTTCATCGTCTGAATCAATTTTTATAAGAATGGGATACAGAGGGCTAGATAGTGACTCACTTTTATAGGTTTGTGCCTTATACTTCTTCTTCAGTTTAATAAAATGCTTAATTTCTGAATCTTTAAAATTTTCTTGCATATCAATATATTTTATTATGGTTATACTTCATATATTAACCGTCAATTCCCAATTGTGTAGGGCAATCTACACCCAAACAACCGCCTAAATCCCTTAATATAAAATGTAAAGAGATATTAAGAGAAAATTAAAATATGACCACAACAACGGTAAAAAATCCCCTGCTTATTGGTAAAGGATTACCCCCCTTTGCAGACATCAAACCTGAGCATATTGTGCCAGGCATAGACGAATTATTAACAGAGTTAGAGACAGAATTAACCAAGCTAGAAGAAAATATAACCCCTACATGGGAAGCATTAGTAAATCCCCTTAATAATATTGAAGAAAGACTGCGCTGGAGTTGGGGCATTATCGGGCATTTGATGGGAGTGAAAAACAGCCCTGAATTGCGCGCCGCTTATGAAACCGTACAACCAAAATTAGTACAGTTTGCCAGTAGATTAAGCCAGAGTAAGCCAATCTATGAAGGTTTTACCAAAATACAAGCTAGTGCAGACTGGGATAAATTAGAATCCGCCCAACAGAGAATTATTGAGTCTGCCATCAAAGAAGCGGAATTGTCAGGGGTTGCCCTTGAGGGTGAAAAAAAAGAGCGTTTTAATGAAATTCAGTTACAACTAGCGGAATTGTCTACCAAGTTTTCTAATAATGTTTTAGATTCCACCAAGGCTTTTCAGTTAAAATTAACAACTCCTGAAGAAGTCGATGGTTTACCTGCTAGTTTATTGAGCCTAGTTGCCCAAACCGCCAGAATGGAAGGGGAGGAAGAAGCCACTGCAGAAAAAGGCCCTTGGATTATCACTTTAGATTATCCCAGCTTTGGCCCTTTCCTTAAATTTAGTACCCAAAGAGACTTGAGGGAAAAAGTTTATCGTGCTTTTGTTACCCGTGCCAGTGAGGGAGACACTGATAATAATCCTCTAATCAACAAAATTTTAACCCTCAGACAAGAACAGGCGGATATTTTAGGTTATGCTAACTATGCACAAGTGAGCCTTACCCGTAAGATGGCTGACTCGGTGGAAGCCGTGGAGAAACTGTTAGAAGAATTAAGGGTAGTTAGTTATGATGTTGCAAAAGAGGAGTTAGAGGAATTAAAGACTTTTGCGAAAACTGAGGATTTACAACCTTGGGATGTGAGTTTCTGGGCGGAGAAACAAAGGGAGTTTAAGTTTAATTTTACTGAGGAAGAGTTACGCCCTTATTTTTCTCTTGAAAGGGTGTTGGATGGTTTATTTGGTTTGGCGAAAAAGATTTTTGGGGTGACGATTACCCCTGCTGATGGAATAGCGCCTGTGTGGCATGGGGATGTGAAATATTTTCAGGTGGCGGATGAGAATAACGAAACCATGGCTTATTTTTATCTTGATGCCTATTCTCGCCCTGCGGAAAAAAGAGGGGGCGCATGGATGGATGATTGTGTAGGTAGGGCAAGGATTGAGGAGAATGGGATGGTAACCACTCGTTTACCTGTGGCTTATCTTACTTGTAATCAGTCTCCCCCTGTGGATGGTAAACCTAGTTTGATGACTTTTGGGGAGGTGGAAACTCTTTTCCATGAGTTTGGCCATGGTTTACAGCATATGTTGACTAAAATTGACTATATTGGTGCTTCTGGTATCAATAATGTGGAATGGGATGCGGTAGAGTTACCGAGTCAGTTTATGGAAAATTGGTGTTTGGAAAAAAGTACCTTGTTTGGTATGGCGAAACACTATGAGACTGGGGAGACTTTACCGAATCATTATTATGAGAAGTTGGTGGCTTCTAAGAATTATATGAGTGCTTCTGCTATGTTACGTCAGTTGCATTTTAGTTTATTGGATTTGGAGTTACACGCGCGTTATAGTCCTAGTGATGAGGTTTCAGCCCATGATGTGGCAAGGAAGTTGGCAGAGAAAACCATGGTAATGTCTCCTTTACCTGAAGATAGATTTTTATGTGCTTTTGGGCATATTTTTGCGGGGGGGTATGCCGCTGGTTATTACAGTTATAAATGGGCTGAGGTGCTTAGTGCTGATGCTTTCTCTGCTTTTGAGGAGGTTGATTTGGAGGATGAAGGTGCGATCGCCCTTATTGGTAAACGTTTTCGTGATACTGTATTAGGATTAGGTGGTAGTTTATCACCCATGGAAGTATTTAAACAATTCCGAGGAAGAGAACCCCAAACTGAGGCATTATTAAGACATAGTGGATTATTAGCAACGGCTAGTTAATAAATTATGGGGTGGGCATTGCTCACCCCTACTACTTTATAATCGATAAAAGAGACAAGGGAGAATATAACTATGGTTGCCCAACTCACAAAACAGCAATACACCATCGATGAATATTTGGAATTAGAAAGCCAAGCAGAAGTTAGGCATGAATATATAGACGGAGAAATACTAGAAATGGCAGGAGGTACAACAAACCATAATTTAGTCACAGGAAATATTTATATCGCCCTCAGACTGGCCTTGAAAGGAAAAAACTATCCTGTTTTTATTGAAAATGTACGTTTATGGATTTCTTCGGCAAAAATGTTTACCTATCCTGATGTGATGGTAATAGCCGAAAACCCTGAATATTACGGAGAAAATAAAACTACTGTTACCAATCCCATCATTATCATCGAGGTTTTATCTAACTCCACCAGAGACTATGATTTAGGTCGTAAATTTGAATATTATCGTAGTTTAAATTCTCTCCAAGAGTATATTTTAATCGACCCTGAAAAACCCTTAGTAATGAGTTATAACAGAAATAATAATCAACAATGGTCATTAACTATTCTCGAAAGTATTGATGATAAATTAAACTTAAACTCAGTACCTGTAGAGCTTATTTTGAAAGATACTTATGACGGTATTTTGTAAAACTTTTATTCCTAAAAAAGAAATTATATAATTATTACTTAAATTGTTTTTAAGACAATAAAAACCTTATCTAAATATTTTAGGATTCAATAGGTTTTATTCTAATACTTATTTACCATGTTTTAGGGCAATTAAATCAAACAAAAAAAGAGTTTCCCACCTAATAGAAAACTCTTTCATCTACTAATTAAACCCTAGCAAAAATTAACGAATTAAATTTAATAACTCCTTAGGGGAAGCGAGTAAATCGATCGCAACGAAGAATATTTTACCTTCAGGGTTGATGAGGAAACGCCAAGCAATGTTCATGCCCACATTACCACCAAACCAAGGAGTTTGTACCTTACCTGTTACCTTAATTTGAGTATATCCATCGTCCGCAGGTTCAGTAACACCCCTTTCAGGAATTAGCTTGAGGTTTTGACACTCTTCTTTGAAGAAACGAAAAATATTTTCCTTACCCACAATAGGACGTTTAAAAGGAGGTTGGAGCGCTCCATCAGGGGTAAATAAAGTAATTAAAGTATCAAAATCATTGGCGTTGAGATTGTCCATGTAATCAAGGACGGTTTTGTTGGTAACACCTTCAATGGATACGTTTGTTCTTTGGTTCATATCCTTAGGAGGGGCCACAGGCTCAGATACAGGAGTATAATTTTCTAGCTTACTGACATCACATCCCATGTCCACCACTGCATTACGTAGAACAGTGATTTGTTGACCAGATTCTAAACCTTTGATAGTATTTAAGACTGAATTAGCGTTAGCAGATAGCTTATAACCTTCAGGAATAGGTGCAACGATACCTTCCTCCATAAACTTACCTAACTGATACCAAAAACCTAATTTAATATTGGGAGACCATCCCCCATAGGTACGACATAAAGGGGTATCCGCACGGTTGGCTAAGTCACACATTGCCTGAGATTGTTCTTGAAAACTCATTTTTTTGATTTCTTCAAGGGTGGACTCTGCCAATACCATACTGGCGGCCCCTGGGGCTGCGATGGTGATAGTTTTTCCCATTTCCAAATATGCAAACCAAATTAAAGCGAGTTGGTCTTCTGCATTTAATTGGTTAAATCGAGCGATGGTGGCAGGTACTGCATCCGCTGATAAGGTACTAGGAAAGATGTTTCTGGCTGAATCAATGGTAAAAGGCATAAATTGCTCCGTTTTACTAACTAATAATTCAAATTTAACATAAGCTCTTTAAGGTAAATTTAAGATTAAGGTGTGGATCTTGCACCAAGTATTTAGACTCAATTTATGGTAGAGAAAATAAAATATTTGCCTAATCAATGGTTAATCCCTGATAATTGAGGATTGACTATTAAAACGAAGATAAAAAATAATTATGACTACAGATCCAGTTACCTTAATGAAACAAGAGGTGGGTAAGGCTGCCGCAGGGAGAGTCAAATCGGATTCTATCGTTGGTTTGGGCACAGGTTCAACTACTGCCTTTGCTATTCAGTATATTGGTGAGAGATTGGCCAGTGGAGATTTAAAAAATATTGTGGGAGTGCCTACCTCTTTTCAGGCCGAGGTTTTGGCAAAAAGATATGGTATTCCCCTTACTACCCTGGATGCGATCGCCCATATTGATGTTGCCATCGATGGGGCGGATGAAGTTGACCCCCAAAAAAATCTAATTAAGGGGGGAGGGGCCGCCCATACCCGTGAAAAGGTAGTTGATAGTTTGGCGAAAGAATTCATTGTGGTGGTAGATGGCGGTAAGCTCGTGGATAAGCTCGGTTCTACCTTTCTTTTGCCCGTGGAGGTTATTCCCATGGCGGTTACCCCTGTTATGCGTAAGTTAGAGGAGTTAGGGGGTAAACCTGATTTGAGAATGGGGGTTAAAAAAGCTGGCCCTGTGGTCACAGATCAAGGAAATTTGGTTATAGACGTTAAGTTTGATGATATAGCAGATCCTGCCAGTCTTGAAGCTACCATTAATAATATTCCAGGAGTATTGGAAAATGGTTTATTCGTGGGGGTTGCCGATGTGGTTTTAGTGGGAGAAATTATTGACGGTAAACCCAACATACGGGAATTTTGATAAAATTATTTTAGAAGTGCAGGGGGTTTTACCCCTTGTTAAGTAAAAGGAATGGTTTATAAGATGTTTTCTTTTCGCCCCAGATTTCCTAAAAAAAATAATAATATTCCTACCCCTGTTATTAAAGAGAAACCCAAAAGATTGGTTAAGATCCCCTATCATTTTCAGAAAAATGATATTATTACTTATTCTAATCGGGATATAAAAAGAGAGTTAAATAAATATCCAGGATTACTAAAAACTTTGGGTCATGCCTATGGTTATCAGATTATTTATACAGGGCCTGATGGTAGCATCGATTATTGGTTTTGTCGGGATTTACCGACGACGACAAAGTTATTAAAATACTTAAATCAGCAGGGATGGACGGTGGATTGGCAAGAAAAGCCTTTCAAATTACACTAAGTATGGTTGCAGGTATCAATTATGTTTTGGTTAGGAGTCAGTTTCAGCTAAAATTGCCTTAGCCATGATTTATAGATTATTGTATTAATGTTATTTGCTAATCAAGGGAAAAAAGTAGAGATTAAGTATTTACCGAATATCTCCCCGATTCAAGACAATGGCGAAGATGTTATTGAGGGTTTGAGTGGTAGCCCAAAGGTATTACCTCCGAAGTATTTTTACGATCGCACTGGTTCACTTTTATTTGAGAAAATATGTGAGTTACCAGAATATTATCCTACTCGTACAGAAACCACAATTTTAACTAATTTTGCCTCGGAAATCGCTTCTTTAACAGGAATTTGTGAGTTAGTGGAGTTAGGAAGTGGTAGCTCTACCAAAACAAGGTTGTTATTATCTGCCTATGAAAATATGGGTAAACCTTGGCGTTATATTCCCATTGATGTTAGTGGGGAAATGTTAAACCGCAGCTCTTTACAGTTAGCAAAAGAATATTCCTTATTATCGATTTTGGGTTTAGTGGGTACTTATGAACAGGCTTTATGGCATTTACCGCCAAAAGAGTTATCCTCAAGGATGGTAGTTTTTTTGGGTAGTAGCCTAGGTAATTTTACGGGGCTAGAGTGCGATCGTCTTTTTACCGAGATTGCCGAAGTATTGGAGGAAGGAGATTATTTTCTTTTAGGTGTAGATTTACAAAAACCTGTTTCAATTTTAGAAAACGCCTACAATGATTCTCAGGGAGTCACAGCCGAGTTTAATTTAAATATGCTATCCCACCTCAATCAACGCTTTGACGGCAACTTTAGAGCCGATTTATGGACTCACAAGGCGATTTATAATCAAGAACTGAATCAAATTGAAATGTATCTACATTGTGACAAAAAACACCAAGTATCGTTGAAAAGTCTTGATTTAACGGTGGATTTTAGCGATGATGACTTTATTTTAACGGAAATTTCCCGTAAATTTGACCTAACGGAAATGGAAGATTTTTTACAATCCCATCATTTAAATACTATTCAATTTTGGACAGATGAAAAACAATGGTTTGGTCTAATTCTCGCCCAAGTCAGGAAGGGAATGGGGAACAGTTTATAATTGATAAGTTAGTCATCTCTATTTCACGTTAACGAATAGATATTTGATCTAACAAGAATTTGGTAAATTAGACTCTGCTAGATAAGTATCAAAAAACACTTATCATTATCCATTCTCAATTCTCCATTACCCATTCACCTCAACACTTTTTCATCAAACCCCAGATAATTAATAACCCCCTATGGTATAATTTTCTCTAATAGTAGTTATTACCAAAAATAGCTAAAGATAAAATCAAACATATAGGAGTAAAAAATCGTTAGAAATAACGGTTGGAGACTCTAAAAGGATATAAAGGATATAGTAAACTAAAAATATCCAAGCAAAAAACGATTAATACAATAGGAGGCGTGTAGTCAATGGGACTACCTTGGTATCGAGTACATACAGTAGTAATTAACGATCCAGGTCGCCTAATCTCTGTTCACTTAATGCACACCGCATTAGTAGCAGGTTGGGCTGGATCTATGGCTCTTTATGAGTTAGCAGTTTTTGATCCTAGCGATGCCGTTTTAAACCCCATGTGGAGACAAGGAATGTTTGTTCTTCCTTTCATGGCTCGTTTAGGTGTCACTGGTTCTTGGGGTGGCTGGAGTGTCACCGGCGAAACTGGTGTTGATCCTGGTTTCTGGTCTTTTGAAGGAGTGGCGATCGCCCATATCGTACTCTCTGGTTTATTATTCCTAGCCGCTGTATGGCACTGGGTATATTGGGATTTAGAACTATTTACCGATTCTCGTACTGGTGAACCCGCATTGGATTTACCAAAAATGTTTGGTATTCACTTATTCTTATCTGGCTTACTCTGTTTCGGTTTTGGTGCATTCCACCTGACCGGTTTATGGGGTCCTGGAATGTGGGTATCTGATGGCTATGGTTTAACAGGTCATGTGCAACCGGTTGCCCCTGAATGGGGTCCTGCTGGGTTTAACCCCTTTAATCCTGGTGGTGTAGTTGCTCACCATATTGCCGCAGGTATCGTTGGTATTATCGCTGGATTGTTCCACCTCAGTGTTCGTCCCCCCGAAAAACTTTATAAAGCTCTTCGTATGGGTAACATTGAAACTGTACTTTCTAGTAGTATTGCCGCCGTATTCTTCGCCGCTTTCATCGTCGCTGGAACTATGTGGTATGGTAGCGCTACTACCCCCGTAGAGTTATTTGGACCTACCCGTTATCAGTGGGATCAAGGTTATTACCAAGAAGAAATTCAGCGTCGTGTTCAAAGTGCGATCGCCCAGGGATCTACTCCCCAAGAGGCTTGGGAATCCGTACCTGAAAAATTAGCCTTCTACGACTACGTAGGAAATAGCCCCGCTAAAGGTGGTTTATTCCGTACCGGACCTATGAACAAAGGTGATGGTATTGCTCAAGGTTGGTTAGGACATCCCGTCTTCAAAGACAAAGAAGGCAGAGAATTATCCGTTCGTCGTCTTCCTAACTTCTTTGAAACCTTCCCCGTAGTTCTTAGCGATGCTGATGGTGTAGTTCGTGCCGATATTCCTTTCCGTCGTGCAGAATCTGCCCTTAGTGTAGAGCAAACTGGTGTTACTGTTTCCTTCTTAGGTGGAGAATTAGATGGTCAAACCTTCTCCGATCCCCTTGATGTAAAACGTTATGCCCGTAAAGCTCAATTAGGTGAACCCTTTGAGTTTGATACCGAAACCCTCAATTCCGATGGTGTATTCCGTACTAGCACCCGTGGTTGGTTTGCTTTTGGTCATGCTTGTTTCGCCTTATTATTCTTCTTCGGTCACATTTGGCATGGAGCCCGTACCTTGTTCCGTGATGTATTCGCTGGTATTGACCCAGACTTAGATCCTGAACAGGTAGAGTGGGGTTTATTCCAAAAACTCGGAGACAAATCTACTCGTACTGCTCCCCGCAGTGAGTCTGCTTAATTGTTAAGATGGAATCAGGGTTTTATTAATTTAATATTTCCCTGATTTCATTTTCGGTAAATTTTCTAATCAATTGAGGAAAAAAAATTATGGAAAGTGTTGCATATATTCTTGTATTAGCAATGGCGATCGCAGTTTTATTCTTTGCCGTTGCTTTCCGTGAACCCCCCAAAATTCAAAAATAGATTTAATTAACAACTTAATTTTTGATTGAGCATCTCTAAAACATTTTAGGGGTGTTTTTTTATTCACTACTCAAACGGGAAATAATGGAATCTGCGGGTACTTGAGCAATAATTTCCCGAATTACCGAAGAAGTACCAAAATTACCCCAAGTGCAACCATTCTTCAAATATACCTGAGCCGCTTTACCCACTAAATAAGAGCCATATCCTGCGATACTCCCCTGGGCCAACCCTGCCCCCGCAAAAGCCGTAAAATTAGCAGGATTTTCCCATAAACTATTTATAGCCGTACCCGTTTTTGCAAAACCGAGCATAATCATGGTAACAATTTCCCCCACAATTAAACCCATCAAACTCTTAACAATGGTTTGCCACAACTTCCCCGCCTCATAACTGGTAATCGGTAAACCATACAATCTCGCTAACGCCCTAATCATAGTCAAATCGGCGATCGCCCCTACCAACAAATCGATAAAAACAATAGGATTAACAGCCACCATCAAAGCCTTATATTTAGCATATTGCCAGATAATTTTTTCTGCCTCCTTCTCCCGCAACTCCACCGTTTTATGGGCAATGTTTTCTTGGGCTGTTTTCGCCTGATTAAGAGCATTTAACGCCAATAACGCCCTACCTTCCCGATTAAGAATAACTAATATTTTTTCCTTTAAACTATCCACCCGAGGGGGTAAAACCTCCCATTCTTCCCTGAGACTGCCATCAGGTAACTCTACCCTTACCTTTAAAGGCTGGGGCTGTGCCGCCACCATTACCACCTCATCAGGGGAAACTAAAGGTTTATTCATCTCATCACTCAATTGCTGTAACTGCTGATAAATACTCCGAATATCAGTATCAGGATACAAATCTATCTTATTAAACACCAATAACAAAGGCTTGTGATAATGACGTAACTCCAACAATGCTAAATATTCCGTCCTCGTAATATCTCCCGCCACCACAAACAAAATTAAATCTGACTGTTGACTAACTTCCCTAGCCATTTGCGCCCGACTTTCCCCATCAATCTCATCCAATCCTGGAGTATCAATAAACTCAATTTCCACCTTCCCCGTCGGTGGTTGCCAACGAATAGACTTAGGCCATTTTGTCACCCCATTAATAGCCCCCGTTGCCAAGACATCTTCCCCCAACAAAGCATTAATTACCGTTGATTTTCCTCGGCTGACTAAACCAAACGCAGACACCTTAATAACTTGTTGCTCTAATTTTTCCAACGCCCCCTTAAGGTTACGCAAATCATCCTTAACAGCCCCTTGTAACTTAGCATCAGGAGGATAATTCCAATGACGGCGACTACTG
This window harbors:
- the bioU gene encoding (S)-8-amino-7-oxononanoate synthase BioU, giving the protein MSNKKIRVGLLGFGGLGQAAGRILQPKSEMELVAVADRHGYAYNNSGLDIDQLIHTYHEKGSTGYAQGGVISDNSIAELINQADVDGYFLALPNLPNTFMADVTREFIKSGWQGVLVDALKRTSAVEQLLTLHEDLQKAGITYLTGCGATPGLLTAAAAVAAQSFAEIHNVKITFGVGIANWEAYRATIREDIAHMPGFDVDKANAMSDGEVEAFLDKTNGILTLENMEHADDIMLELAGICDRTQVSVGGVVDTRNPKKPLSTNVKITGRTFEGKISAHTFTLGDETSMAANVCGPAFGYLKAGVQLRQKGINGLLTAAEVMPLFVR
- a CDS encoding M3 family metallopeptidase, encoding MTTTTVKNPLLIGKGLPPFADIKPEHIVPGIDELLTELETELTKLEENITPTWEALVNPLNNIEERLRWSWGIIGHLMGVKNSPELRAAYETVQPKLVQFASRLSQSKPIYEGFTKIQASADWDKLESAQQRIIESAIKEAELSGVALEGEKKERFNEIQLQLAELSTKFSNNVLDSTKAFQLKLTTPEEVDGLPASLLSLVAQTARMEGEEEATAEKGPWIITLDYPSFGPFLKFSTQRDLREKVYRAFVTRASEGDTDNNPLINKILTLRQEQADILGYANYAQVSLTRKMADSVEAVEKLLEELRVVSYDVAKEELEELKTFAKTEDLQPWDVSFWAEKQREFKFNFTEEELRPYFSLERVLDGLFGLAKKIFGVTITPADGIAPVWHGDVKYFQVADENNETMAYFYLDAYSRPAEKRGGAWMDDCVGRARIEENGMVTTRLPVAYLTCNQSPPVDGKPSLMTFGEVETLFHEFGHGLQHMLTKIDYIGASGINNVEWDAVELPSQFMENWCLEKSTLFGMAKHYETGETLPNHYYEKLVASKNYMSASAMLRQLHFSLLDLELHARYSPSDEVSAHDVARKLAEKTMVMSPLPEDRFLCAFGHIFAGGYAAGYYSYKWAEVLSADAFSAFEEVDLEDEGAIALIGKRFRDTVLGLGGSLSPMEVFKQFRGREPQTEALLRHSGLLATAS
- a CDS encoding Uma2 family endonuclease gives rise to the protein MVAQLTKQQYTIDEYLELESQAEVRHEYIDGEILEMAGGTTNHNLVTGNIYIALRLALKGKNYPVFIENVRLWISSAKMFTYPDVMVIAENPEYYGENKTTVTNPIIIIEVLSNSTRDYDLGRKFEYYRSLNSLQEYILIDPEKPLVMSYNRNNNQQWSLTILESIDDKLNLNSVPVELILKDTYDGIL
- a CDS encoding orange carotenoid-binding protein, coding for MPFTIDSARNIFPSTLSADAVPATIARFNQLNAEDQLALIWFAYLEMGKTITIAAPGAASMVLAESTLEEIKKMSFQEQSQAMCDLANRADTPLCRTYGGWSPNIKLGFWYQLGKFMEEGIVAPIPEGYKLSANANSVLNTIKGLESGQQITVLRNAVVDMGCDVSKLENYTPVSEPVAPPKDMNQRTNVSIEGVTNKTVLDYMDNLNANDFDTLITLFTPDGALQPPFKRPIVGKENIFRFFKEECQNLKLIPERGVTEPADDGYTQIKVTGKVQTPWFGGNVGMNIAWRFLINPEGKIFFVAIDLLASPKELLNLIR
- the rpiA gene encoding ribose-5-phosphate isomerase RpiA; this translates as MIMTTDPVTLMKQEVGKAAAGRVKSDSIVGLGTGSTTAFAIQYIGERLASGDLKNIVGVPTSFQAEVLAKRYGIPLTTLDAIAHIDVAIDGADEVDPQKNLIKGGGAAHTREKVVDSLAKEFIVVVDGGKLVDKLGSTFLLPVEVIPMAVTPVMRKLEELGGKPDLRMGVKKAGPVVTDQGNLVIDVKFDDIADPASLEATINNIPGVLENGLFVGVADVVLVGEIIDGKPNIREF
- the egtD gene encoding L-histidine N(alpha)-methyltransferase; translation: MLFANQGKKVEIKYLPNISPIQDNGEDVIEGLSGSPKVLPPKYFYDRTGSLLFEKICELPEYYPTRTETTILTNFASEIASLTGICELVELGSGSSTKTRLLLSAYENMGKPWRYIPIDVSGEMLNRSSLQLAKEYSLLSILGLVGTYEQALWHLPPKELSSRMVVFLGSSLGNFTGLECDRLFTEIAEVLEEGDYFLLGVDLQKPVSILENAYNDSQGVTAEFNLNMLSHLNQRFDGNFRADLWTHKAIYNQELNQIEMYLHCDKKHQVSLKSLDLTVDFSDDDFILTEISRKFDLTEMEDFLQSHHLNTIQFWTDEKQWFGLILAQVRKGMGNSL
- the psbB gene encoding photosystem II chlorophyll-binding protein CP47, encoding MGLPWYRVHTVVINDPGRLISVHLMHTALVAGWAGSMALYELAVFDPSDAVLNPMWRQGMFVLPFMARLGVTGSWGGWSVTGETGVDPGFWSFEGVAIAHIVLSGLLFLAAVWHWVYWDLELFTDSRTGEPALDLPKMFGIHLFLSGLLCFGFGAFHLTGLWGPGMWVSDGYGLTGHVQPVAPEWGPAGFNPFNPGGVVAHHIAAGIVGIIAGLFHLSVRPPEKLYKALRMGNIETVLSSSIAAVFFAAFIVAGTMWYGSATTPVELFGPTRYQWDQGYYQEEIQRRVQSAIAQGSTPQEAWESVPEKLAFYDYVGNSPAKGGLFRTGPMNKGDGIAQGWLGHPVFKDKEGRELSVRRLPNFFETFPVVLSDADGVVRADIPFRRAESALSVEQTGVTVSFLGGELDGQTFSDPLDVKRYARKAQLGEPFEFDTETLNSDGVFRTSTRGWFAFGHACFALLFFFGHIWHGARTLFRDVFAGIDPDLDPEQVEWGLFQKLGDKSTRTAPRSESA
- a CDS encoding photosystem II reaction center protein T — protein: MESVAYILVLAMAIAVLFFAVAFREPPKIQK
- a CDS encoding GTP-binding protein, which translates into the protein MTPKTTPHVSSVIGLARASLQQSLSWYASSRRHWNYPPDAKLQGAVKDDLRNLKGALEKLEQQVIKVSAFGLVSRGKSTVINALLGEDVLATGAINGVTKWPKSIRWQPPTGKVEIEFIDTPGLDEIDGESRAQMAREVSQQSDLILFVVAGDITRTEYLALLELRHYHKPLLLVFNKIDLYPDTDIRSIYQQLQQLSDEMNKPLVSPDEVVMVAAQPQPLKVRVELPDGSLREEWEVLPPRVDSLKEKILVILNREGRALLALNALNQAKTAQENIAHKTVELREKEAEKIIWQYAKYKALMVAVNPIVFIDLLVGAIADLTMIRALARLYGLPITSYEAGKLWQTIVKSLMGLIVGEIVTMIMLGFAKTGTAINSLWENPANFTAFAGAGLAQGSIAGYGSYLVGKAAQVYLKNGCTWGNFGTSSVIREIIAQVPADSIISRLSSE